A stretch of the Salarias fasciatus chromosome 3, fSalaFa1.1, whole genome shotgun sequence genome encodes the following:
- the LOC115386048 gene encoding Fc receptor-like protein 5, whose amino-acid sequence MSTTNYYKFNITSTHLGGEYVCVARRKGSSETEKSNTVSFTTAEKPKATLTPDATTISVGGSVSLSCSVRDSDGWKYEFYRKSSNTWETNVQDNRLGVSEEGIYQCRGRRETTSGSLYVSDMSDEATIRITLTNKPVITRQPSWSQIFQGEKITLTCEVQGGEKTDWWYYWLKDSHQLQGENEKLLQLTASESLNREYECMATRRDDSYSSTTWSEAFTVSLLPQPKAQLGTNKFNMSEGSRVTLTCSVNPSAGWKYFWYRDSKNSLLNTHDTDEYRSQSEVSQEGRYWCRGGRGGRGGRGDPLYYTEYSDPISVTKIIPNKATLTLQHDRPQLYQGETIALRCAIDGGNTGWEYEWETSSLLKPPNVSQYRMEALSSQHQGEYRCKGNKLRGAQSTDWSNTVTLTVIKKPRATLTSGTTTIPVGGSVSLSCSVRDSDGWKYEFYRKTPLTSWEKLVETNVGDNRVAQVSKGGIYRCRGVRETSGYLSDMSDEATIRITFTNKPVITRQPSWSQIFQGEKITLTCEVQGGEKTDWRYYWRRNSRSLPNEDEKMLQLTASESLNGEYECKTRRRDDFYSSTTWSEAFTVSVLRLKLILSVSPSWLIPGASVTLICHTEPPSAGWSFYWFKAVPNSQDSYTYEPLPGTSSGTANNSFTVHGQTHTAGYACSAGRGDPLIYTQYSRPTFVWSSGVHPSASLTVNPDRVQHFTSESLSLTCEGNSSQWRLIQFLTDDSLLSFLPPATINGSTYIKNEAPRKAVYWCESGTEFSNAVNISTHSDGVILVSPVYPVPVGESVTLLCVMKTGNIPSDVFFYKNNKLIENERRGEMKISAVSESDEGFYKCQYNGRESAQSWMAVQFVSRQQSFPMWTIGLICGLLLLILLLLLLCCSKKTKDWCFNRSQSSQQSQTTDHSCNQLEDQCNTYASPFQGESDNVTYSSVELKNVKNVKNKKPEESTVYADVRTTSSKDDEVTYAQVLPNKRKAKGKKGRTAPAATEETVYSEVKAETTHVK is encoded by the exons ATGTCAACAACTAATTACTACAAATTCAATATAACATCCACACACCTTGGTGGTGAATATGTTTGTGTTGCTCGTCGCAAGGGTTCgtctgaaacagagaaaagtaaCACCGTCTCTTTCACTACAGCAG agaaacccaaaGCAACCCTGACACCAGACGCCACGACCATCTCAGTCGGAGGCTCAGTgagtctttcctgctctgtgagagactctgatggatggaaatatgagttttacagAAAATCATCAAACACCTGGGAGACAAATGTTCAGGACAACAGACTCGGGGTATCTGAAGAAGGAATTTACCAgtgcagaggaaggagagaaacaacATCAGGTTCTCTTTATGTCTCTGACATGAGTGATGAAGCCACCATTAGGATAACTC tcaccaacaagcctgtcataacacgacaacccagctggtctcagatattccagggtgagaagatcactctgacatgtgaggtccagggaggagagaagactgactggTGGTATTACTGGTTGAAAGATTCACACCAACTCCAAGGGGAGAATGAAAAGTTGTTACAACTCACTGCTTCTGAGTCCCTCAATAGAGAGTATGAATGTATGGCCACGCGCAGAGATGACTCTTATTCTTCAACCACATGGAGTGAAGCCTTCACAGTCTCATTGTTAC CTCAACCAAAAGCTCAACTGGGAACCAATAAATTCAACAtgtctgaaggcagcagagtgaCGCTGACCTGCTCAGTGAATCCATCAGCTGGATGGAAATACTTCTGGTACAGAGACTCCAAAAACTCCCTCCTGAACACACATGATACTGATGAGTATCGGAGTCAGTCTGAAGTCTCACAGGAGGGACGTTACtggtgcagaggaggaagaggaggaagaggaggaagaggagatccaCTTTACTACACAGAGTACAGTGATCCCATCAGTGTCACTAAAATAA TCCCAAACAAGGCAACCCTGACTCTGCAACACGACAGACCACAGCTCTACCAAGGAGAGACCATCGCTCTCAGATGTGCCATCgatggaggaaacacaggatGGGAGTATGAGTGGGAAACCAGCAGTTTACTCAAACCACCAAATGTCAGCCAATACAGGATGGAGGCTCTTTCTTCACAGCACCAGGGAGAATACAGATGTAAAGGAAACAAGCTGAGAGGAGCACAGTCAACAGATTGGAGCAACACCGTCACACTGACAGTAATCA agaaacccagAGCTACACTGACATCAGGGACCACAACCATCCCAGTCGGAGGCTCAGTgagtctttcctgctctgtgagagactctgatggatggaaatatgagttttaTAGAAAAACACCATTAACCAGCTGGGAGAAACTAGTTGAAACAAATGTTGGGGACAATCGAGTCGCCCAGGTATCTAAAGGAGGAATTTACCGGtgcagaggagtgagagaaacaTCAGGTTATCTCTCTGACATGAGTGATGAAGCCACCATTAGGATAACTT tcaccaacaagcctgtcataacacgacaacccagctggtctcagatattccagggtgagaagatcactctgacatgtgaggtccagggaggagagaagactgactggaGGTATTACTGGAGGAGAAATTCACGATCACTTCCAAACGAGGATGAAAAGATGTTACAACTCACTGCTTCTGAGTCCCTCAATGGAGAGTATGAATGTAAAACCAGACGCAGAGATGACTTTTATTCTTCAACCACATGGAGTGaagccttcacagtgtcagtgttac GACTAAAGCtcatcctctctgtgtctccatcatggttgattcctggagcttcagtcactctgatctgtcacactgagcctccgtcagcagggtggagcttcTACTGGTTCAAAGCTGTTCCAAACTCTCAGGATTCCTACACCTATGAGCCTCTACCTGGTACCAGCAGTGGGACAGCAAACAATTCCTTCACAGTtcatggacagacacacacagcaggatatGCATGTTCAGCTGGACGAGGGGATCCGCTGATTTACACACAATACAGTCGTCCCACATTTGTCTGGTCTTCag GTGTTCATCCATCAGCGTCTCTCACAGTGAATCCTGACAGAGTCCAACACTTCACCTCTGAATCTCTCTCACTGACATGTGAAGGAAACTCTTCCCAGTGGAGGCTGATCCAGTTTCTGACTGACGACTCGCTGTTGAGCTTTCTTCCTCCAGCTACAATCAATGGATCAACATATATTAAGAATGAGGCTCCAAGAAAAGCTGTGTACTGGTGTGAGTCTGGAACAGAGTTCAGCAATGCCGTCAATATCTCCACACACT ctgatggcGTTATCCTGGTGAGCCCTGTGTATCCTGTACCTGTGGGAGAGTCTGTAACTCTCCTCTGTGTCATGAAGACTGGAAATATtccctctgatgtgtttttctacaaaaacaacaaactcattgaaaatgagagacgaggagagatgAAGATCTCTGCAGTGTCAGAATCAGATGAAGGTTTCTACAAGTGTCAGTACAATGGAAGAGAATCAGCTCAAAGCTGGATGGCTGTTCAAT TTGTATCCAGGCAACAAAGTTTTCCGATGTGGACAATTGGGTTAATTTGTGGACTTTTGCTGCttattttgctgctgctgctgttgtgttgctcCAAAAAGACAAAAG ACTGGTGCTTCAACAG GTCTCAAAGTTCACAGCAGAGCCAAACTACAGACCACAGCTGCAACCAGCTGGAAGATCAATGCAACACATATGCTTCTCCATTCCAAG GTGAATCCGATAATGTGACATATTCTTCAGTTGAGCTTAAAAACGTCAAGAACG TGAAGAACAAAAAACCAGAAGAGAGCACTGTTTATGCTGATGTGAGGACCACATCATCTAAAG ATGATGAAGTAACCTATGCTCAAGTCCTCCCCAATAAACGTAAAGCAAAAGGCAAGAAAG GGAggacagctccagcagccactgAAGAAACAGTTTATTCAGAAGTCAAAGCAGAAACCACTCACG ttAAATGA